In Chloroflexota bacterium, a single window of DNA contains:
- a CDS encoding GNAT family N-acetyltransferase, whose amino-acid sequence MRPVIRPMTNEDKSAIMQILQAIPEFMPEEVVVAEEVIDCYLQDLSGSGYHAFVAEISSSVAGYICYGPTPLTKGTWDIYWVAVDIKSQGHGLGHALMAFAEDKIRENQGRLIIVETSGKPEYEKTRGFYSSLNYKMAGLIADFYAPGDDKLFFEKRLA is encoded by the coding sequence ATGAGACCCGTGATCAGGCCGATGACCAATGAGGATAAATCGGCCATAATGCAGATCCTGCAGGCTATACCTGAATTCATGCCTGAGGAAGTAGTTGTGGCCGAGGAAGTCATCGACTGTTATTTGCAGGATCTGTCCGGCTCGGGCTACCACGCCTTTGTAGCTGAGATCAGTTCATCAGTGGCGGGATACATCTGTTACGGCCCAACACCATTGACCAAAGGAACCTGGGATATTTATTGGGTGGCAGTAGATATTAAGAGTCAGGGACATGGTTTGGGACATGCCCTGATGGCATTCGCCGAGGACAAGATCAGGGAGAATCAGGGCAGGCTGATCATTGTTGAGACATCCGGCAAACCGGAATATGAGAAAACCAGAGGTTTCTACTCTTCACTGAACTACAAGATGGCCGGCCTGATCGCCGACTTCTACGCGCCTGGGGATGACAAACTATTCTTCGAGAAACGGCTGGCCTGA
- a CDS encoding SLC13 family permease, which yields MTLTLSLCIFALTVVLIMTRPKPLNEATAAALGAVAMFITRIVLPAEGYEVLRNTANILLFFLGLMVISTVADQAGFFKWSAFKAVRLARGNGRTLLLIVFGLGTVITIFFSNDATALILTPIVFVLVTRLKLSPLPYVFACAFIANTASMFLPVSNPVNLLPVDRFGITLGEYLRFSLLPSILAVSINILIFFLIFRKDISVSFKDEQPESPVKIDAFFLFACSGLALTAVGYILASLYGKPLSWPALAGAAILLAGGFAFRRLKPASVGSGISWPIFLFIFSLALIVKGLENAGVTHYLGEAVISLSSKGTIGAILAVSFSTALGSNLVNNWSMMMVSVSSLGSIGHPVSSLSQSIIYSTIMGADMGPNITIMGSLSSMLWLVLLRRRGLEIHPLQYLKLGLIITPPMLIVGALSIYICSVLWG from the coding sequence ATGACCCTGACCCTGAGCTTATGTATCTTCGCTTTGACCGTGGTATTGATCATGACCAGGCCAAAGCCCCTGAACGAAGCCACCGCGGCAGCGCTGGGCGCTGTCGCCATGTTCATCACTCGCATCGTATTGCCCGCTGAGGGCTACGAGGTGCTCCGGAACACGGCGAACATCCTCCTGTTCTTCCTGGGCCTGATGGTGATCAGCACCGTGGCAGACCAGGCAGGATTCTTCAAGTGGAGCGCTTTCAAGGCTGTCAGGCTAGCCAGGGGCAACGGGCGCACATTACTCCTCATCGTGTTTGGCCTGGGAACAGTGATTACTATCTTCTTCTCCAATGATGCCACAGCCCTGATACTGACCCCGATCGTCTTCGTGTTGGTTACCAGACTGAAACTTAGCCCGCTGCCCTATGTCTTTGCCTGCGCCTTTATCGCCAATACCGCTTCCATGTTCTTGCCTGTGTCCAATCCGGTGAATCTGCTGCCGGTGGACAGGTTCGGGATTACTCTGGGTGAATACCTTCGATTCTCCCTCCTGCCCAGCATACTGGCAGTCTCCATAAACATATTGATCTTCTTTCTCATATTCCGAAAGGATATTTCAGTCTCCTTCAAGGATGAGCAACCGGAATCCCCTGTCAAGATTGATGCCTTTTTCCTGTTTGCCTGCTCCGGCTTGGCACTAACCGCTGTTGGCTACATACTCGCCTCTCTGTATGGGAAGCCGCTTTCCTGGCCAGCACTGGCCGGCGCGGCTATCCTCCTTGCAGGCGGCTTTGCCTTCCGACGTCTTAAGCCAGCCAGCGTGGGCTCAGGTATTTCATGGCCCATCTTCCTCTTTATTTTCAGCCTGGCACTGATAGTGAAGGGGTTAGAGAACGCTGGGGTTACCCATTATCTGGGCGAGGCAGTGATCAGCCTTTCCTCCAAAGGCACCATCGGGGCAATCCTGGCCGTTTCATTCAGCACAGCCCTTGGCTCAAACCTGGTCAACAACTGGTCAATGATGATGGTCTCAGTGTCCAGCCTGGGAAGTATCGGCCACCCGGTGTCATCATTGAGTCAAAGCATTATCTACTCCACCATCATGGGAGCCGACATGGGGCCGAACATCACTATCATGGGTTCACTGTCATCCATGCTCTGGCTGGTGCTCCTGAGGCGTAGAGGGCTTGAAATTCATCCCCTTCAATACCTGAAGCTGGGGCTCATCATCACCCCCCCAATGCTCATCGTCGGTGCCCTGAGCATTTATATCTGTAGCGTGTTATGGGGTTGA
- a CDS encoding ATP-grasp domain-containing protein, which translates to MKIGLSYDLKEKVPATRGSPEDALEEYDSLETVEAVAKAIEAQSHTVVRLGGGKDFLTNVLQENVEFVFNIAEGLGNYRSREAQVPSVLEMLNISYSGSDPLCLALCLDKPLTNKIVALAGVATPRCRVINHRQQLEEMDWGDFPTPAFVKPAHEGSSKGIRLASRAESPEQITAAVKRLLQHYQQPVMVEEFITGDEVTVGLVGKSPPQVVGIMRIVPKKKSDYFIYSLEVKRDWEALVNYECPAQLETGILKTITDSSLKAFEVLGCRDFARLDFRVGSNGIPYFLEINPLPGLNPQSGDLPIMAGMMGWTHQALISAILKAALGRCPRCAAK; encoded by the coding sequence ATGAAGATAGGGCTATCCTACGACCTCAAGGAGAAGGTCCCCGCAACCCGGGGCAGCCCTGAGGACGCCCTCGAAGAGTACGATTCTCTGGAAACGGTTGAGGCTGTCGCAAAGGCGATTGAGGCTCAATCCCACACAGTAGTCAGGTTGGGCGGGGGTAAAGACTTCCTCACCAACGTTCTTCAGGAGAATGTTGAGTTTGTCTTCAACATCGCCGAGGGGCTGGGCAACTACAGAAGCAGAGAGGCACAGGTGCCCTCCGTTCTGGAGATGCTCAATATATCCTATTCAGGCTCAGACCCTCTGTGCCTGGCGCTATGCCTGGACAAGCCACTGACCAACAAAATAGTGGCCCTGGCTGGCGTCGCCACCCCAAGATGCCGGGTAATCAACCATAGACAGCAGCTAGAAGAAATGGATTGGGGGGATTTTCCCACCCCCGCCTTTGTTAAGCCAGCCCATGAGGGTTCCAGCAAAGGCATCCGCCTCGCTTCCAGAGCGGAGAGCCCGGAGCAGATCACTGCAGCAGTCAAGAGACTGTTGCAGCACTACCAACAGCCGGTGATGGTGGAGGAGTTCATCACTGGAGATGAAGTTACAGTAGGGCTGGTCGGCAAATCCCCACCCCAAGTGGTGGGGATCATGCGCATTGTTCCCAAGAAAAAGTCGGACTATTTCATCTACTCCTTAGAGGTAAAGCGGGATTGGGAGGCCCTTGTGAACTACGAATGTCCTGCTCAACTCGAGACAGGTATTCTGAAGACGATCACAGACTCCAGTCTAAAGGCTTTTGAAGTCTTGGGTTGCCGGGACTTTGCCAGGCTGGATTTCAGGGTCGGTTCCAACGGAATACCCTACTTCCTGGAGATAAACCCCCTGCCGGGACTTAACCCTCAGTCAGGCGACCTGCCCATCATGGCCGGCATGATGGGGTGGACTCACCAGGCATTGATATCAGCCATCCTCAAAGCTGCCTTAGGGAGGTGCCCCCGGTGCGCCGCAAAGTAG
- the rpsO gene encoding 30S ribosomal protein S15, whose protein sequence is MEKDKKSAIIEQYRSDEKDTGSTEVQVALLTGRINGLTEHMKIHRHDHHSQRGLQMLVGQRRSLLAHLKREDVARYQALITRLGLRR, encoded by the coding sequence GTGGAGAAGGATAAAAAGAGCGCCATTATAGAGCAATACAGGTCCGACGAGAAGGACACCGGCTCGACAGAGGTTCAGGTAGCCTTGCTCACAGGAAGGATAAACGGACTAACTGAGCACATGAAAATACACCGCCACGATCACCACTCTCAACGGGGGTTGCAAATGTTGGTAGGGCAACGGAGGAGCCTGCTGGCCCATCTGAAAAGAGAAGACGTGGCACGATATCAGGCGCTTATAACCAGGCTTGGCCTGCGGAGATAG
- a CDS encoding KamA family radical SAM protein: MRKSTEIMEGRIEEEPPSTTAFRSEVEEEPPGRVALKNRSRFFGHVSKENWNDWKWHFRNRITTVDELTRYISLSAKDQEQIRLVTTKYPLSVTPYYFSLINFDDPDDPVRIQAIPCFKEIGLSGIGMDDPLDENGHSVVPGLVHRYPDRVLMVLTDICPMLCRHCTRKREWRNGQWVHNSDEINRMMDYIRQNKKVRDVVISGGDPLTLSTRRLEKVLAGLRQIEHVEIIRIGTRFPVVLPQRIDDELCSMLSKYGPIWVNTHFNHPHEVTPEAAVACDKLLRAGIPVNNQSVLLRGVNDSVEIQTKLCHELLKIKVRPYYLFQCDEVRGTEHLRTPVETGIKIIEGLRGHTSGLAIPTFVVDLPQGGGKVPLQPNYVVLQTTEELLIRNYQGRLIHYRNPNISKSGPVKVGGNNGRRNGNVNQLAFPALASPSKVGVKVQQGSSAS; the protein is encoded by the coding sequence ATGAGAAAGTCGACAGAGATCATGGAAGGCCGTATAGAGGAGGAACCTCCAAGTACTACTGCTTTTAGAAGCGAGGTAGAAGAAGAGCCCCCAGGTAGAGTGGCCCTGAAGAACAGGAGCCGGTTCTTCGGGCATGTCTCAAAAGAAAACTGGAACGACTGGAAATGGCATTTCCGCAACCGTATCACTACTGTTGACGAACTGACAAGGTATATCTCTTTATCAGCCAAGGATCAAGAGCAGATCCGGCTGGTTACAACTAAATATCCTCTTTCAGTAACCCCATACTATTTCTCTCTCATCAACTTTGATGACCCCGATGACCCCGTCAGGATTCAGGCCATACCTTGCTTTAAGGAAATAGGCCTGTCTGGCATTGGCATGGACGACCCTCTTGACGAGAATGGACACTCTGTTGTCCCCGGACTTGTTCACAGGTATCCTGACCGGGTATTAATGGTACTTACTGACATCTGCCCTATGCTCTGCCGTCACTGCACCCGGAAACGGGAATGGCGGAATGGTCAATGGGTGCACAACAGTGACGAGATCAACCGTATGATGGATTATATCCGCCAGAACAAAAAGGTCCGCGATGTTGTTATCTCCGGCGGTGACCCATTGACCCTCTCCACCAGACGTTTAGAGAAGGTACTAGCCGGCCTGCGACAGATTGAGCACGTGGAGATAATACGTATCGGGACCAGGTTCCCTGTCGTATTGCCGCAACGTATAGATGACGAACTATGTTCGATGTTATCAAAATACGGGCCAATATGGGTCAATACCCATTTCAACCATCCCCATGAGGTAACACCAGAGGCTGCTGTTGCCTGTGACAAGCTACTGCGGGCTGGAATTCCTGTGAACAACCAGTCTGTGCTCCTTCGTGGAGTAAATGATAGCGTAGAAATACAGACGAAGCTCTGCCATGAGCTCCTCAAAATAAAGGTGCGCCCTTACTATCTCTTCCAGTGTGACGAGGTACGAGGCACAGAGCACCTTCGAACGCCGGTGGAAACCGGTATAAAGATCATTGAGGGACTGCGAGGGCATACGTCGGGCTTGGCTATTCCCACCTTTGTGGTTGACCTGCCTCAGGGTGGAGGTAAAGTTCCCCTTCAGCCAAACTATGTGGTGCTCCAAACCACTGAAGAGCTACTGATAAGGAACTACCAGGGGCGTCTCATTCATTACCGAAACCCCAATATCTCAAAATCAGGCCCAGTGAAGGTTGGGGGCAATAATGGCCGCCGCAACGGCAACGTAAATCAGTTGGCTTTTCCTGCATTGGCATCACCATCCAAAGTCGGCGTTAAGGTCCAACAGGGTTCAAGCGCGTCTTGA
- a CDS encoding ATP-grasp domain-containing protein, translating to MRRKVAIVYNEPILSRYENMGEEKAVVGVLDAVKAVHRALVELDYAVRRVPLQPPLENAAKSLQNIDADLLFNLFEGFDGCPETEAIVTNMLSEVGLPYTGCSSTAIALALDKAKAKAIMEASGISTPRYQVVSPETPSEFHLSYPCIVKPCGEDASHGLSQDSVVHDYDSLQKQVTRMSQLFGGRALVEEFIEGREFNATVLSNGEATVLPISEIVYSLPPSMPRVLTFAAKWELDSVYSQHTKPVCPAQIGTGEQAQIIETALAAFRLLIGHGYARVDMRLDAQDKVNVLEVNPNPDISPGTGAARQAKAASMTYSQFIEKIITLTIQK from the coding sequence GTGCGCCGCAAAGTAGCCATTGTCTATAACGAGCCAATCCTCAGCCGCTACGAGAACATGGGTGAGGAAAAGGCAGTTGTGGGCGTCCTCGATGCAGTGAAGGCAGTGCACCGGGCCCTCGTCGAGTTAGACTACGCGGTAAGGCGGGTACCTTTGCAGCCACCCCTCGAGAACGCCGCCAAGAGCCTGCAGAATATAGATGCAGATCTGCTATTCAATCTTTTCGAAGGCTTTGATGGTTGCCCGGAAACAGAAGCTATTGTAACCAATATGCTGTCCGAGGTTGGCTTGCCTTATACAGGCTGCTCAAGCACAGCCATAGCCTTGGCCCTCGACAAGGCCAAGGCCAAGGCCATTATGGAAGCCTCCGGAATAAGCACACCAAGATACCAGGTAGTAAGCCCGGAAACCCCCTCCGAATTCCACTTGAGCTACCCCTGCATTGTGAAACCATGCGGAGAAGATGCCAGCCACGGCCTGTCCCAGGATAGCGTGGTGCACGACTACGACTCGCTGCAGAAACAAGTGACCCGCATGAGCCAGCTTTTCGGAGGAAGGGCGCTGGTGGAGGAGTTCATCGAAGGCCGCGAGTTCAACGCCACCGTCCTGAGCAATGGGGAGGCAACCGTTCTGCCCATTTCAGAGATAGTCTATTCACTGCCACCTTCAATGCCTCGTGTTCTTACCTTTGCCGCCAAATGGGAACTGGATAGCGTCTATTCCCAGCACACGAAGCCTGTCTGCCCAGCCCAAATAGGGACCGGGGAGCAGGCGCAAATAATCGAGACCGCCCTGGCTGCCTTCAGGCTACTGATCGGCCACGGGTACGCCAGGGTAGACATGCGGCTGGACGCCCAGGACAAAGTCAACGTCCTGGAAGTAAATCCCAATCCTGATATATCTCCCGGCACTGGCGCAGCTCGCCAGGCCAAGGCCGCTTCGATGACCTACAGCCAGTTTATTGAGAAAATCATAACGCTCACCATTCAGAAGTAG
- a CDS encoding polyribonucleotide nucleotidyltransferase, with amino-acid sequence MLHKVEREFGGRLLTLKTGDLAMQVSAVTVSYGDTVALVTACMDKEPREAIDFLPLTIDYEERLYAAGKIPGSFFRREGRPGQQATLASRLADRPLRPLFPKGFRHEVQIIVTVLSADQENSPDILGIIGASTALSISEIPFEGPVGAVRVGYINGEFLINPTFSQLQESLIDLVVVGTKEKIAMVEAGAKEAPEKLIMEGIRFGQRINQEVIALQEQLVSMCGKTKARFEPHAVDHELESAVSSALGDRISRLFGQGKMERDQAISALKEELLEKLGEKYPRQEILPLFEARLKAVLRARILEKGARPDGRHVTEIRPIQCAVGLLPRTHGSGLFTRGLTQVLNITTLGSAREEQRLDGITLEESKRFMHHYNFPPYSTGEVKRIGTPGRREVGHGALVEKALIPVLPPENDFPYTIRLVSEVLSSNGSTSMASVCASTLSLMDAGIPIKAPVSGIAMGLVTGEKGEFVVLTDLEGMEDAYGDMDFKVAGTAAGITALQLDTKLKGLRPEILEKALDDAHQARLSILTTMLKTIATSRPELSKYAPRMIRLNIDPSKIGSVIGPGGKTIRSIIEQTKTTIDIEDDGTVLIGSADPEAAQKAIAIVQSLTREVEVNSIYTGKVTRIFGFGALVEILPGKEGLVHISELADYRVPSVEEVVKLGDSIMVKVTEIDRMGKISLSRRAVFQEQSKAGNEPKQGQGGPPTQGSPRRPPDGQRTERKPPEGPR; translated from the coding sequence ATGTTACATAAGGTTGAAAGAGAGTTCGGGGGAAGGCTTCTCACCCTCAAAACAGGAGACCTGGCTATGCAAGTCAGTGCTGTTACCGTGAGCTACGGTGACACAGTGGCATTGGTCACAGCCTGTATGGATAAAGAGCCCAGAGAGGCAATTGATTTCCTTCCATTAACCATAGACTATGAGGAACGGCTCTATGCCGCTGGCAAAATTCCAGGAAGCTTCTTCAGAAGAGAAGGACGTCCGGGTCAACAGGCAACCCTGGCCAGCCGCCTGGCTGACCGCCCTCTGCGCCCTCTCTTTCCCAAAGGCTTCCGTCATGAGGTACAGATCATCGTTACCGTTCTCTCAGCAGACCAGGAGAACTCGCCTGACATATTGGGCATTATCGGCGCCTCCACTGCGCTTTCCATATCTGAAATCCCCTTCGAGGGGCCGGTGGGGGCCGTCCGCGTGGGCTATATCAATGGGGAATTCCTGATTAACCCCACCTTCAGTCAACTTCAAGAGAGTCTTATCGACCTCGTTGTTGTCGGTACCAAAGAGAAAATAGCCATGGTGGAGGCAGGGGCTAAAGAGGCTCCTGAGAAGCTTATCATGGAGGGAATCAGGTTTGGTCAGCGAATTAACCAGGAAGTCATCGCACTGCAGGAACAACTAGTCAGTATGTGCGGCAAGACCAAAGCAAGATTCGAGCCACATGCAGTTGACCATGAGTTGGAGTCAGCCGTCTCCTCTGCTCTTGGTGATAGGATTTCCCGGCTGTTTGGCCAGGGGAAAATGGAGCGAGATCAGGCGATATCAGCTTTGAAGGAAGAATTGCTGGAGAAGCTGGGGGAGAAGTATCCCCGCCAGGAAATACTCCCGTTGTTCGAAGCAAGACTTAAGGCAGTATTGAGAGCCCGTATCTTGGAGAAGGGCGCCCGTCCTGATGGACGCCACGTGACAGAGATACGTCCTATACAGTGCGCCGTGGGGCTCCTTCCCCGCACCCATGGCTCAGGCTTGTTCACCCGAGGCCTGACTCAAGTCCTGAATATCACTACCCTTGGTTCAGCACGGGAAGAGCAGAGGTTGGATGGCATTACGCTGGAAGAGAGCAAGCGTTTCATGCATCACTATAACTTCCCCCCATACTCCACTGGGGAGGTGAAACGTATTGGCACCCCGGGACGTCGTGAGGTTGGGCATGGCGCTCTGGTGGAAAAGGCCCTTATTCCTGTGCTTCCACCCGAGAATGACTTCCCCTATACTATTCGACTGGTCTCTGAAGTTCTCAGCTCCAACGGGAGTACCTCTATGGCTTCTGTCTGCGCCAGTACACTGTCCCTAATGGACGCTGGTATACCCATCAAGGCCCCAGTGTCTGGGATAGCCATGGGCCTTGTCACTGGTGAAAAAGGTGAATTCGTTGTTCTCACCGACCTCGAGGGCATGGAGGATGCCTATGGCGACATGGATTTCAAGGTGGCGGGCACCGCCGCCGGGATAACAGCGTTGCAACTGGACACCAAGCTCAAAGGCCTGCGCCCTGAGATCTTGGAGAAAGCACTGGACGACGCTCACCAGGCTCGCCTGTCAATCCTTACCACAATGCTGAAAACCATCGCCACCAGCCGGCCTGAGTTGAGCAAATATGCACCCCGAATGATCAGGCTGAACATCGACCCCAGCAAGATCGGGAGCGTCATTGGCCCCGGTGGTAAAACAATAAGGTCGATCATCGAACAAACAAAGACAACCATAGATATTGAGGATGACGGGACTGTGCTTATCGGTTCAGCCGATCCAGAGGCAGCCCAGAAAGCCATCGCCATCGTCCAAAGCCTGACGAGAGAAGTCGAGGTTAACTCTATCTACACTGGAAAGGTGACTCGTATATTCGGCTTTGGAGCTTTGGTGGAAATCCTCCCCGGGAAGGAAGGACTGGTTCACATAAGCGAACTCGCCGATTACCGCGTACCCAGCGTGGAAGAGGTGGTCAAACTAGGTGATTCGATCATGGTGAAGGTGACTGAAATTGACCGCATGGGCAAAATAAGCCTTTCACGACGCGCCGTATTCCAGGAACAATCCAAAGCAGGCAACGAGCCGAAGCAAGGCCAGGGTGGCCCGCCAACCCAAGGCTCTCCCAGAAGACCTCCCGATGGTCAACGCACCGAAAGGAAGCCCCCCGAAGGCCCTCGCTAA